ACCTTTTCTGTGGATAAGAACAGGAATTTACAGGGTCGGTGAGACTTTTTCTGATTTTTGGTGGTGGAATACTGAAGGCAAAGTTGTCTATGAGAAGAAACTCATGGAAAATGAGAAAGCGCTTGCTCAAAGCGTTACAGATAGTGTCAGGTTTGGTGAAGTAAAGGTCATCGGCTTGAGATGGGATCAAAAACACATTGAACTCATAGCCACTGGAGGTAAGGTCCAAGTAGGGGATTTAATTACCACTGATACAGACATTGTGGTGGGACAAGTCAGCGAAGTTGTAGGTAACGAGTTTGTGATTCGCACCATATTTGACGAATCTTTTAGTGTACCCGGCCTTATATCAAGAACTGGTGCAGTGGGCAGGCTTTTTTATAAGGGTGGTGAACTTTCCTTCCAACCGGTTGGTTACGAGGACATTTTGCCAGGCGACTATGTGGTAGTACCCACAGCAACGCCGTTACTCGCGGCAGTAGTTACCGATGTTTCTGACAAACAGTACATAAAGGCGAATCCGGTTCTGGTTGATCTTAGAGCATATGGCCTGAAACTATGGAGTAAAACATGGTAGAAAGCATATTTTTCTTGATTACTGGTACGATGTTTTTTCCTCCTTTGGTGGTGATGCGAGTCAAAGCGCTTTTGAGTAGCTATGGATTTTGGTCTTGGCTCTTGGTGTTCTTTCTTGCTTTGGGGTTTGATGGGGCGTTCATGCACCCGTTTTGCGTTTGTACTGTGGGGCTGTTACTTTTGGCAGATATTTTTGAGTGGAGTTGGAAAAAACTAGCTGTTTCTATGTCAATTATGTTGGTATTGTGGGGATTCATCATAAATTGGTGGACACTACTGGTGCTTCCACTCATTGTGGTGGAGGCGTGGGCTGATGCGGAATAGGGCCTTTTATGCTCTGGGTTTGCTGGTAGTACTCATTGCGGGCGGGTTTATTTGGCGGCTTCACTTTCTCCAAATTCAGCAGTATGACTACTATGCGACCAGGGAGAAAAACAATTACACACGCTATGTGACTGAAGAGCCCATCAGGGGACGGATTTTAGATACAAAGGGCAGAGTTCTTGCTTACGACCAGACTGCATACAATGTGGCTGTGGTGCCCGCTTTGTCAAAAAATGCAACTACGACTAAAGAAAACCTGTTTAAGCTGGGCGCCAAAGCAGAAGATGTGGAAGCCGCCTTTGAAAACAGCAAACTTTATCCCTTTCAGCCCATGGTTGTCATACAGGATATATCAGAATCTAACCGCTTAAAGGTTCTGGAAGTAGAAAACCATGATCCTGCCATAAAACTGGTTTTAGGCTCCAAACGTGTTTACCCTTATGGGCAACTGGGTGCTTTTATCACTGGCTATGTGGGAATGGCCTCCAAGGAAGATCTGCAGCGTGATGAAAATTTGCGGCCAAGTAGCATTGTAGGAAAAATGGCTGCGGAAAAGGTTTTTGACAGCTACTTAAGAGGCCAGCCTGGCATAACTGAGGTCTTGGTTGATGTTACCGGACGCGTGGTTAAGGAAAAGTTGGTTTCAACGCCAGTAAAGGGGTATGACGTGTACCTCACTGTTGATATGGATTTGCAGAAAGTGGCCTGGGATGCGGTTGCAAACGAAGTTGGTGGAGTCATAGCAGCCAATCCAAGGGATGGTAGCATTTATGCTTTGGTTTCTAAGCCCAGCTTTGACCCAAATGTGTTTGTGAAAGGTATTGACAGTGCAACGTGGAAAGAGTATGAGAAGAACAGCAGCTTAGTAAACAGAATGACCATGTCTCAGATTCCTCCTGGGTCCACTTTCAAGGTGGTAACAGGCTTAGCTGGACTCTATTATCACGCTATAACGCCTGACTTCACCATTAATGATCCCGGTTACCTTCAGCTTGGTTCCGCTCGGGTCTGGAACTACCGTCACAGAAGTTGGGGCAAGGTTGACTTTGAGAAAGGACTCGCTGTGTCCAACAATGTGTATTTCGGGACGGTTGGGTTACGCACCGGCATAGATAAGATTTACGAGGTAGCAAAGACTATGGGCCTTACTGATTATCCTTGGATAGAGTATGATGCTGTTAGCAAGGGAATTATTCCTAATCAGCAGTGGAAAAAGGAAGTGGTAGGCGAGCCTTGGTATCCAGGAGATACAGTGAACACCAGTATTGGTCAAGGTTATGTGGCGGTTTCGCCCATGCTTATGGCTCAGGTGTATCAACAGATTATTAACGACGGTGAACTTTACAAGTTCAGGTTCCTAAAGGAAGTTCGCGACGGTAAGACGGTGGTATTTAAAGCTGAACCCGAGTCACGCCCTCAATCCACCATTTACAAAAACTGGTTTCCCGTCATCAGGAATGGTATGGAAGCAGGCGTGGACTGGGGTTTGCTCACGGGGCTAAAGTCCAGTATGTATACGGCGGCTGGCAAGAGCGGTACTGCTGAGACTGAGAGAGCGAACAAATACCATAAGTGGCTTATTGCATATGCAAATCGTAATAATCCTGAGATAATGGTGGTATCCTTAAGGCTTTATACTACAGATACAGAGCCTGTTAAAATTACTAAAACGGTCATGGAGGGTTATTTCCGTGGAAAATCAGCAGTACGTTAAGTTAACTGGGTTAAGAGATGGGTATTTGGTGGAGTACCAAGGGGATAACCCTGAAGAACTATCTACCATACTGGCTAAGTACTTGCAGTCCTATGCTGATCTATTGCAGGGCCACAATCTTTTTGTGAAATCTGCTTTGGATGAAAAAGCCTTAATAACTGTTGGAAAGAAGCTCAGTGCTCTGGGGTTCCGTACCAGCCTCGTGAAATACGAGGAGAAGCAAAAAGAAAACAAAAAGGAAATGATGTATGGAAATGCTAGCAGGTCAGCAACGGGGCACCGCGTCACAGCCCAAGATAGCAAAAAGAAGGGAATTCCTAACACTACTGGCGACGTGGTTTTTCGGGTCGTGGTTGGTCCGCTCAGAAGTGGGAAGAGCATTAACTTGGGAGAAGGTGTGCTTCTGTGGGGTGATCTCCATAAGGATGCTGTAATAAAGGCTCTTTGCGTCATCGTCATGGGGAAGGCTTCAGGCAAGGTTATTGTCCCTGAGGGTTCCTTTGTGCTCATGAAACAAAGTGAAGGGGCCTCGGTTCAGGTGGGCGATGTGCTTTACGTGGATATTTCTTCTCCTGCGTGGATCCTAATCACAGATGCTGACCCTGACGCAGTAGAAGTGTTTTCTGATGAAAAACAAGTAGGGAGGAGGATGAGTCAATGGCTGGGCAGTGTATTGTAGTGACATCTGGAAAGGGAGGCGTAGGTAAAACCACAATAACAGCTAATGTGGGGTACGCCCTGGCTTCCCTTGGTAAGAAAGTGCTTCTCATTGATGGAGATATTGGCCTTAAGAATCTGGACAGCGTGCTTGGGTTAGAACGGAGGGTTGTCTACGACTTGTTCGATGTGATAACCAACAGGATTGAACTTGAAGATGCTTTAGTTAAAGACAAAAGATTACCTGACAATTTGTTCTTATTGGCAGCTTCGCAGAGCCACTTTAAGGAGGATGTACCTGAGGAGAAGTTTAGTGAAGTGGTGGAAGAGGCAAAAGCGTTGTTCGAATACGTACTTGTGGACAGCCCTGCTGGCATTGAGCACGGTTTTAGAATTAGTAGTCGTTTTGCTGACCGAGCAGTAGTGGTAACTGTGCCTGAAGTTCCCAGTATTCGTGATGTGGATCGAGTGGTCGGGCTCTTGGAGAACTATCGAGTATCTGTGGACGGCGTAGTAGTAAACAGGCTAAACCAGACCTTGGTACGGCAGGGTAATATGCTTTCACCCCAGGATATTCTGGATCTGTTGGAAATACCACTTCTTGGTGTGGTTCCAGAGGACACACTCATTGTTCAAGCGGTAAACCAAGGGGATCCACTGGTTTATAAGTATCCGAACTCAGCGGTGGCACGTGCTTACACGAACATTGCCCATAAACTGCTGGATCCCGAGTATGTTCCTCAAGAAACTAAGAAATCAAGAGGCTTTTGGTCTCTATTCGGCTTTCTCAGAGGTGAGGGATAATGTCTTGGTTCACTGACTTGTTTGGGCGGCACACGAAAAATGATGCTAAGCAGCGTCTTGAGGTCATGCTCATACATGATCGTGGAATATTTGATAATGCTGACCTGGAGCAGATGGAGAAAGAGATTCTGACGGTGGTAAAGCGCTATGCTGACATTGAGACTGGTGCGGCTGAAATTTGCACAGATAAGTTGGACAATGGCAGATTACTGCTCAGCATAAGAGTTCCTGTGAGGGGCCAAAAGAGTAGACGGTGAAAATAAGGCTAGTTTTTGGTTTGATCTGTGTCGTTAGTGCTTTTGCTTTGGTTTTCTTTGGTTTAGTAGGTATCTCTGCAGCTACGCAACCTGGCTATGAGTTTAGCGGCTTCATGACTGATTATGTCAGAACCCAACTGATTGCTTTTGCGGCGGGACTCTTGGTGGGTCTTATTATTCTGTATGTGGGGTTTGCTTACGTGCTAAAAGTTGCTCCATATTTGGCAGTTGTCAGTGTGATTTTACTTTTGATCACTTTGGTCATGGGTGAAGAGGCTTATGGTGCCCAGAGATGGATATCCTTTGGCTCTTTTCAATTTCAACCTTCAGAGCTTGCAAAGTTGTCTTTACCCCTGCTTCTTGTTTGGATAAATGGTCGCTTCAGTGGTGTTAAGAAGTGGGCCATAAGTCTTGTTGGTGCTATGTCTTATGTGGTACTGGTGCTAGTTCAGCCAGATTTAGGGACTAGCATTGTCTTGCTGGTGGAGTTTATAGCCTACTTAGTTATTGAAGGTGTTAACTGGGGCATTTTACTTTCAGGGCTTTACATGGTAATCTTGGCCTTTCCAATTCTTTGGGATAAAGCTCTTAAGGAATACCAAAAACGTCGTCTTCTCAGCTTTTTAAATCCCTTCGATGATCCTTCTGGTTCTGGCTACAATCTAATTCAAGCATGGACAGCCATTGGAAGTGGTGGTTTAAAGGGTAAAGGCCTTGATAATGCCTATTTTCTTTATTATGGCTATCTGCCTGTTGACCATGCCGACTTCATATTTGCAACGATTTCCTACGTACTGGGTTTTTGGGGTGCGGTGAGCTTGTTGGCGCTCATGTGCTCTTTTGTCTTGGGCGGGGTAGGATTTGCGTTCTTTGTTCCTGATAGTAAGCAGAAAGAGTTCTGTTTTATTGTCCTATGCGCCTGGCTTATCCAATTTGCGGTAAACATTGGAATGAATTTGGGACTTATGCCCATAACTGGTATTCCGCTGCCTTTCATAAGCTATGGTGGGTCTGCTCTTCTCATGAACATGGTTATGCTTTTCACTTTTCTTTCTTACAGACCCGAACCTGAGACCCATTAGGGTCCCAGGATTACTTCAGCAGATCCGGCTTCCATACTGTGTTTCAGGTTTTCACTGATAAGGTCCACACTAATGCTGTTAATGTACTGAATTTCGCTTTGAGGGTCCCAGACACGGTTTCGGGTAACAAATCTGTCTGCCAAAAGCAGAGAAATACTTGAGGTGGATTCCAAGCTCATGGTGTAAGCGCCAACGGTGAACCTCTTAAACCTATCCAGTTCATCCACCGTGAGCTTTGCTTGTGAAAGCCTTTCTATCTCCTCTTGAATAATACTCTTTGTTCTGTCTAGCCCCTTTGGTTTCAAATCACAAGAAACAATTAATGCACCTGCTACCGAAGTTGCTTCCACCGTGGAGTACACTGAATAGCTAAGGCCTTCTTCTTCACGTATGCGCAAAAACAACTGACTAAAGCTGGATCCACCGAGAATGTTTGATATGAGTTGGTAGACAAAGATGTCATCCCTTGCTGCTTCACAAGCTTGCAAAGCAAGCCTATAATAGGTCTGTTGTGTGTCTTCTTTAATTCTTGAGCTACCCGGAGTGAACTCTGGTCTTTCCATATGCTTAATGGGATCCACCAACGGGGAAGGAATGTAAACATTCCTAAGGAAGCTCTCCAACACTTTACCGTCAATGGGGCCGGCTATGGCCACACAGGGCTTTTGGTAGATCAACTTTTCCCAGAAAATGTAGAGTTTGGTTTTGGTGGCGTTCTCGATGTCTTTCCGCCTGCCAATAACGTCTTCACGCAAACGATGGCCATTCCACATCGTTTTCTGCAGATGTGAATAAGCTCTCTCCTCGGGCTGGTCTTGTGCCATCTGGATCTCGCTTATAACAACCTGTTTTTCAGTGGAAAGAGCAGTTTCTTCTAATAAAGGCTCGTAAGCTAGGCTGAACAAAACTTTCACAGCATTTTGCCAGTAGTTTGCAGGTACGGTTGCTGTTAGGTATATGGCATCATAAGTAGTGAAACCGTTGTAACGTCCGCCTACACCTTCTATCTCCATGGCTAAATCCTTGCTTGTTGCGTAAGTGCGCGTTCCTCTAAAGAGCATATGTTCCAGTAAATGTGCGTATCCGTATTGGCCTTCTTCTTCAGCCATAGCTCCGCCTGGTATGGCAATGGTTATAGAAAAAACGCTAGTGTCTCTTTTTACGTAAAGCGAAGGAAATTCAGTGTTCAATGTTTCTATGTTCATTTCTTGCCTCCTTTGATCTGCAAAATCAAGATACTACTTACTATACGGGTATTACGAAAAATCATCTGTTTTCTTGATTCTTTCTTGGAGTTCTGCTTTTGAGGGGCGTTCCACGTTTATCACCACATAGCGCGTATAAGCCACAGGTGTATCCACTTCGATCATGTCGTCGACTTTCACAGGATCCGATTGTTTTGCTAATTTGCCGTTTATTTTAACGTAACCTGCCTGAATTATTCTTTGTGCTAACGTGCGTCGCTTAATGATACCGCTTTCTTTGAGAAACTTATCCAGCCTCATTCTTTGATTCTTCCCACAGCGTTTCTAGATCATTTTCAGCTTGATGCTCAGTTACGTACTTTAGACGCCTCTGGAATTTCTTGCTACTATGGAGAAGAGCATCTTCTGGGTCCACGTTCAAAAGTCTGGCTAGGTTTACTACCGTGAACAGAAGGTCACCTACTTCGTCCTTCATACTCTGGGTTTGTCCGCTCTCAAAAGCACAGCGAAGTTCTTCAAACTCTTCCTCGAGTTTGTCTTTTAGTTGCATAGGGTCTTCCCAATCCAAGCCGTGGTGATGAGCCTCATCTTGCAGGCGAAGTGCCCAGGTAAACACGTTGGGCGGGACAGATTCGTCATCGCTATTTTTACCTTTACGTTCCTGCCATTTGCTTAATACGGTGGCTGCATCAGCGTCATGATCAGATGCAAACACATGTGGATGCCTCGAGATCGCTTTCTCTGAAGCTTTAGTAAGAACATCCGCCAGTTCGAAGGCGTCATTTTCTTCTGCGATGACGCTATGAAGCAGCAAATGTAGCCACAAGTCGCCCAGTTCTTCAGCGTAATTATCCATATCTTGGTTGGAAATAGCTTCCATGAGCTCACTAAGTTCTTCACGGCTCAATGTGACTAACTGGTACGGAGTAACTTCTCGGTCCCATGGGCATCTTTCTCTGAGGTTTTCGACTATCTTCTTAAAGCGCATGAACTGAAAACCTACCGTTTTGGGCAGTGTGCAGTGGCAATCAGAACTTCCAAATGAGGGGGGCTCTGGTAACTCAAAAACGCTCTGCAACTCCAAGGCGGCTCTCTGAGGGGTATAACCTAAGCTCTGCAAGAAAAGATTCGAGAAAAACAAAGCATTTTCCAAATTGCTAGTCACTACCACAGTGCCATCTTTGTTAGTTAGGAGGCCTTTCCAGACATCTTCCAAAACCTGCTGCCAGTCAATCACTTCTCTCGGTAAGCGTATTTGTCCACACTTTTCTTTACTGGTTCCTTCTGCTTCTGTCTCTGTCTCAACACACACGTCCAATCCTTTTATGACCTTATATCGCTTCATATTAACATCTTACACCAGCGCAGTATTCTTGGTATAATTCTAGTTATGTTATATTAACTGAAAGTTAAAAGGGGAGGGGAGAGTGTGCTCGAGTTTTTTGCGGTTGCAGTGCTTTTGCTGCTCACGGTTATTCTTAACGCTCGCTGGATTCTGGGCATAAAAGTGGAAAACGCTTTAGCAGCACAGATAAGCGGTCACATCCACGATGGTGCAAAGGCGTTCTTGTCCAGTGAGTACAAGGTTATGTTTCCATGGATTGTTGTACTTTTTATTGTACTAGCTCTGCTCACAGGTTATAAGTCAGCCATTGCCTTCTTGGCAGGTGCTCTATTCTCCATTGCGGCGGGCTACATTGGTATGCAGATCGCTACATTGGCAAATGTACGCACCACAGAAGCTGCTAGGAGAGGCAGTGGAGATGCGCTTTCTGTTGCTTTTTCAGCTGGATCAGTCATGGGCATGACCGTAGTTGCCTTCGGTTTACTAGGGCTGGGGCTTGTGGTTTTCGTTTTTGGTGGTTTTGAAAAAGCCGGAGGCATTGTTAGTAGTTTTAGTTTGGGCGCTTCTTTTGTTGCTTTATTTGCTCGTGTGGGTGGTGGCATTTTTACTAAAGCTGCTGACGTTGGGGCTGACCTAGTAGGAAAGGTTGAGGCTAACATACCTGAAGACGACCCCCGGAATCCCGCAGTCATCGCAGATAACGTTGGTGATAATGTGGGTGATGTTGCCGGTATGGGAGCAGACTTGTACGAGTCCTATGTGGGGTCCATCGTCGCTTGCATTGTTTTGGCTTTGGCTGAGAAAAACATGGTCGGCTTAAGTTTTGTCTTGTGGGCCGTGTCTTTGGGTGCACTTTCCTCCTGGTTCACCATATTACTTGTGAGAGGCATATCCTCTCGCTCCCACATGGAGCCTGCGAACGTGTTTAGAATGGGTAGTATATTGGTGACGCTGCTGGCTGTGGGTTTTGTTTGCCTTATTCCCATGTGGACTGGTGCAAGCTGGTCATATGTTGTTTCAACGGTGGCAGGCATGATTGTGGGCATAGCCATTGGGTTTATTACAGATTACTACACCATGGGCGCGCCCATAAAGGAAATAGCTAAAGCTAGCGAGACTGGAGCAGCTACCAACATTCTTTCTGGTATGGCGATTGCCATGCAATCCACCTTTTTGCCAGTCTTGCTTGTAGGCCTAGCCACAATTGTCGCGTACCTCAGCGCAGGGCTGTTCGGTATTGCTTTAGCTGGCGTTGGTATGCTTTGCACTCTGGCGTATTCTTTGTCGGTAGATGCCTACGGTCCCGTGGCTGATAACGCTGGGGGCATAGCTGAGATGGCGCATTTTTCTCCTCAGGTGCGTGAGGTTACTGATGGTTTGGACGCTTTAGGTAATGCCACTGCTGCCATGGGGAAAGGTTTTGCTATCGCTTCAGCCGCGCTAACGGCATTGGCTCTGTTTGCTGCATTCAACAGTGCTGTGGGGATTAAGGCTTTGGATGTCTCAGACCCCAAGGTGCTCACAGGGGTCATGGTAGGAGCGGCTTCACCGTTTCTTTTCTCTTCCATTGTCATCAATGCCGTTTCCAGGACTGCTTTTGTCATCGTAAAAGAGGTCAGACGTCAGTTTAAAGAAATTCCTGGTTTGCTTTCAGGCCAAGCCAATCCAGATTATGTAGTCTGCGTGAGTATTAGTACTAGTCATGCTCTTAAAAACATGGTAGTACCTGCTCTGTTGGCACTTATTCTGCCTCTGGCTTCCTACTTCTTGCTTGGTGTTGAAGGGGTCGGTGGCGTACTTATTGGCCAAACTGTTAGTGGATTTGTGATGGCCGTTTACATGGCAAATGCAGGTGGCGCTTGGGATAACGCAAAGAAGCTTATCGAAGGTGGTTTCTTAGGTGGTAAAGGTTCTGAGGCCCACCATGCCGCAGTAATAGGTGACACGGTGGGTGATCCGCTAAAGGATACAGCTGGCCCCTCCATTAACATACTTATGAAGTTAAGCACGGTAGTGTCCCTCATCCTCATACCCATTTTTGTGCAAATGGGCTTGCCCGTGCTCATCGATCTATTTGCAAAATAAAACAAAAAGGCGAGAGGAAACTCTGTAATTCAGAGTGTTCATGATATCCTCTCGCCTTCTTATTCCATTTTACAGTGGCAACTACGAGTAGACGGTAAGCCGAGTTCTGTTCCCACCAAAACCGCGTTGCCTTCAAAAGTTTTGGTGGGTGGCAACCATTTATCTTGGCTTGCTGTTGCCAGCAAGCTCCAGCGGCCTACCCGCCAGCTCGCCGAGCAGGGTCACAGCTGGCTGCTTGGCCTTGCTCCGGATGGGGTTTACCGTGCCAGCACTGTCGCCAGTGCTGCGGTGGGCTCTTACCCCGCCTTTTCACCCTTACCTACCCAAACATTTGGGTAGGCGGTTTGTTTTCTGTGGCACTCTCCTTGAGGTCGCCCTCACTGGGTGTTACCCAGCATCCTGCTCTGTGGAGCTCGGACTTTCCTCAACCTTTTGGTTGCGGCTGCCTCGTCTACTCTTTACATATTCTACCATGCTTGTCCAATGTGACTCAATATCGTAATATTCCCTGGCTCTTTGCGTGAAAATGTGAACTACGATGTCGCCTATGTCTACAAGCACCCAATCACCTGGAGTATAACCTTCAACGCGGTAGGTGATGTTCTTTTTATCCAGTAGCTCTTCCAATGAGTCTGCCAGTGATTGGCTATGGGTGAGTGAGTTCGCAGTGCAAATAATGAAATAATCTGCTATGGTGTCCAGGGCTCTTATGTCAACGATTTTTATGTTTTCGGCTTTTTTCTCGTCAAGAAGCCTCTGAATGGCTTCCACGTCCTGATCCAACGTCTGTTCACCTCCTTTCTTTTCTTTTTTGCTCTATGGGTAGTAAAGGTGGTTTTCGTGAATATATGTTTCCACTGTTTTTGGTACTAAATAAGTTATGGGTTTTCCCTTAGCTACTCTTTGTCTTATGTACGTCGAGGAGACGTTTATCGGCGTCATGTCCGTAAAGATGGCTTCTGCTTCTGGTCTGGCTACAGTTATTGGTTTTCTCGGGACTACGATGAAAATAGCATTTTTTACGAGTAAGTCATACCTGCGCCAGTTGTGCAACTCTTCCCATTCATCACTGCCTAATATGAAGTAGGGCTTTTCACCAAGCACGTGCTTTACTGACAAAATGGTTTCATATGAATATGTGGGTCTGGCTTCTCTTTCCAATTC
The genomic region above belongs to Coprothermobacter proteolyticus DSM 5265 and contains:
- the mrdA gene encoding penicillin-binding protein 2, with the protein product MRNRAFYALGLLVVLIAGGFIWRLHFLQIQQYDYYATREKNNYTRYVTEEPIRGRILDTKGRVLAYDQTAYNVAVVPALSKNATTTKENLFKLGAKAEDVEAAFENSKLYPFQPMVVIQDISESNRLKVLEVENHDPAIKLVLGSKRVYPYGQLGAFITGYVGMASKEDLQRDENLRPSSIVGKMAAEKVFDSYLRGQPGITEVLVDVTGRVVKEKLVSTPVKGYDVYLTVDMDLQKVAWDAVANEVGGVIAANPRDGSIYALVSKPSFDPNVFVKGIDSATWKEYEKNSSLVNRMTMSQIPPGSTFKVVTGLAGLYYHAITPDFTINDPGYLQLGSARVWNYRHRSWGKVDFEKGLAVSNNVYFGTVGLRTGIDKIYEVAKTMGLTDYPWIEYDAVSKGIIPNQQWKKEVVGEPWYPGDTVNTSIGQGYVAVSPMLMAQVYQQIINDGELYKFRFLKEVRDGKTVVFKAEPESRPQSTIYKNWFPVIRNGMEAGVDWGLLTGLKSSMYTAAGKSGTAETERANKYHKWLIAYANRNNPEIMVVSLRLYTTDTEPVKITKTVMEGYFRGKSAVR
- the minD gene encoding septum site-determining protein MinD, producing the protein MAGQCIVVTSGKGGVGKTTITANVGYALASLGKKVLLIDGDIGLKNLDSVLGLERRVVYDLFDVITNRIELEDALVKDKRLPDNLFLLAASQSHFKEDVPEEKFSEVVEEAKALFEYVLVDSPAGIEHGFRISSRFADRAVVVTVPEVPSIRDVDRVVGLLENYRVSVDGVVVNRLNQTLVRQGNMLSPQDILDLLEIPLLGVVPEDTLIVQAVNQGDPLVYKYPNSAVARAYTNIAHKLLDPEYVPQETKKSRGFWSLFGFLRGEG
- the minE gene encoding cell division topological specificity factor MinE; the encoded protein is MSWFTDLFGRHTKNDAKQRLEVMLIHDRGIFDNADLEQMEKEILTVVKRYADIETGAAEICTDKLDNGRLLLSIRVPVRGQKSRR
- a CDS encoding FtsW/RodA/SpoVE family cell cycle protein — protein: MKIRLVFGLICVVSAFALVFFGLVGISAATQPGYEFSGFMTDYVRTQLIAFAAGLLVGLIILYVGFAYVLKVAPYLAVVSVILLLITLVMGEEAYGAQRWISFGSFQFQPSELAKLSLPLLLVWINGRFSGVKKWAISLVGAMSYVVLVLVQPDLGTSIVLLVEFIAYLVIEGVNWGILLSGLYMVILAFPILWDKALKEYQKRRLLSFLNPFDDPSGSGYNLIQAWTAIGSGGLKGKGLDNAYFLYYGYLPVDHADFIFATISYVLGFWGAVSLLALMCSFVLGGVGFAFFVPDSKQKEFCFIVLCAWLIQFAVNIGMNLGLMPITGIPLPFISYGGSALLMNMVMLFTFLSYRPEPETH
- a CDS encoding M16 family metallopeptidase, with translation MNIETLNTEFPSLYVKRDTSVFSITIAIPGGAMAEEEGQYGYAHLLEHMLFRGTRTYATSKDLAMEIEGVGGRYNGFTTYDAIYLTATVPANYWQNAVKVLFSLAYEPLLEETALSTEKQVVISEIQMAQDQPEERAYSHLQKTMWNGHRLREDVIGRRKDIENATKTKLYIFWEKLIYQKPCVAIAGPIDGKVLESFLRNVYIPSPLVDPIKHMERPEFTPGSSRIKEDTQQTYYRLALQACEAARDDIFVYQLISNILGGSSFSQLFLRIREEEGLSYSVYSTVEATSVAGALIVSCDLKPKGLDRTKSIIQEEIERLSQAKLTVDELDRFKRFTVGAYTMSLESTSSISLLLADRFVTRNRVWDPQSEIQYINSISVDLISENLKHSMEAGSAEVILGP
- a CDS encoding S4 domain-containing protein — protein: MRLDKFLKESGIIKRRTLAQRIIQAGYVKINGKLAKQSDPVKVDDMIEVDTPVAYTRYVVINVERPSKAELQERIKKTDDFS
- a CDS encoding MazG family protein, coding for MKRYKVIKGLDVCVETETEAEGTSKEKCGQIRLPREVIDWQQVLEDVWKGLLTNKDGTVVVTSNLENALFFSNLFLQSLGYTPQRAALELQSVFELPEPPSFGSSDCHCTLPKTVGFQFMRFKKIVENLRERCPWDREVTPYQLVTLSREELSELMEAISNQDMDNYAEELGDLWLHLLLHSVIAEENDAFELADVLTKASEKAISRHPHVFASDHDADAATVLSKWQERKGKNSDDESVPPNVFTWALRLQDEAHHHGLDWEDPMQLKDKLEEEFEELRCAFESGQTQSMKDEVGDLLFTVVNLARLLNVDPEDALLHSSKKFQRRLKYVTEHQAENDLETLWEESKNEAG
- a CDS encoding sodium-translocating pyrophosphatase, with translation MLEFFAVAVLLLLTVILNARWILGIKVENALAAQISGHIHDGAKAFLSSEYKVMFPWIVVLFIVLALLTGYKSAIAFLAGALFSIAAGYIGMQIATLANVRTTEAARRGSGDALSVAFSAGSVMGMTVVAFGLLGLGLVVFVFGGFEKAGGIVSSFSLGASFVALFARVGGGIFTKAADVGADLVGKVEANIPEDDPRNPAVIADNVGDNVGDVAGMGADLYESYVGSIVACIVLALAEKNMVGLSFVLWAVSLGALSSWFTILLVRGISSRSHMEPANVFRMGSILVTLLAVGFVCLIPMWTGASWSYVVSTVAGMIVGIAIGFITDYYTMGAPIKEIAKASETGAATNILSGMAIAMQSTFLPVLLVGLATIVAYLSAGLFGIALAGVGMLCTLAYSLSVDAYGPVADNAGGIAEMAHFSPQVREVTDGLDALGNATAAMGKGFAIASAALTALALFAAFNSAVGIKALDVSDPKVLTGVMVGAASPFLFSSIVINAVSRTAFVIVKEVRRQFKEIPGLLSGQANPDYVVCVSISTSHALKNMVVPALLALILPLASYFLLGVEGVGGVLIGQTVSGFVMAVYMANAGGAWDNAKKLIEGGFLGGKGSEAHHAAVIGDTVGDPLKDTAGPSINILMKLSTVVSLILIPIFVQMGLPVLIDLFAK
- the nadD gene encoding nicotinate (nicotinamide) nucleotide adenylyltransferase yields the protein MIKPLKSSRTGLLAGVFDPVHIGHLFMAHLAMEAANLDRVWFVPTHIPPHKDSAKVPYFHRVNMLEMALKEEPKFVLMELEREARPTYSYETILSVKHVLGEKPYFILGSDEWEELHNWRRYDLLVKNAIFIVVPRKPITVARPEAEAIFTDMTPINVSSTYIRQRVAKGKPITYLVPKTVETYIHENHLYYP